Proteins from a genomic interval of Choristoneura fumiferana chromosome 12, NRCan_CFum_1, whole genome shotgun sequence:
- the LOC141433469 gene encoding uncharacterized protein, which yields MLLKILTVCLLMSACQAIFPFHHHHHHHPAVSHQELQKHNGPHHPVAIHHPIPIHHPIPIHHPVPIHHHVPLLHHEHHVPHIPIHHDHYAFPEYKFAYSVHDHHTGDVKSQHEHRHGDLVKGGYELVEPDGRLRKVEYKADDHTGFNAIVHHSSPHHHVHFAHHI from the exons ATCTTAACAGTTTGCCTCTTGATGTCAGCCTGTCAGGCCATCTTCCCAttccaccatcatcatcaccaccacccaGCGGTGTCTCATCAAGAGCTGCAGAAACATAACGGCCCCCACCACCCTGTGGCTATCCACCACCCCATCCCGATCCACCACCCGATCCCTATCCACCACCCGGTCCCAATCCACCATCATGTACCTTTGCTGCATCATGAACACCATGTGCCCCATATCCCAATTCATCACGATCATTAC GCCTTCCCCGAGTATAAGTTCGCGTATTCCGTGCACGACCACCACACGGGCGACGTGAAGTCCCAGCACGAGCATCGTCACGGGGACCTCGTGAAGGGCGGGTACGAACTCGTTGAACCCGACGGCCGCCTCCGGAAGGTTGAGTACAAGGCGGACGATCACACTGG aTTCAACGCTATCGTTCATCATTCTTCGCCTCATCATCATGTTCATTTCGCTCACCACATCTAA